TTTAGTTATGACACAATTTATCAGTCTGCTAGTTAAAATTGCTACATGTTTGCTATAACAATACTTTCATAAACTACTGATTTATCTACCTTTTCCTACAATAGGTACAACTTGAAGGCATTATCCACGTGCCAGCGCATAATTACCTCTTATGTCCGTGactaataagtaaataattatttaagtacatGAAAAATAGGTGTAACGAATTGGAAACTCATTTAAGAGTCAAATTACTTATTCTGACGAGATATGACCGAGGCTTTCTATAAGGGTAATCATATGCAGTTTCTTAAATCATCCTGGATGATAGTTAGCATCGAAATCATGCTatcaataatatgtattttttactgtTAAAATTCACTTTACTACACaatagaaaagttttttttacggAAAGTGGACCCAGGGTGCAACCCTGAGGTACTCCAAAATATAGAATAGAACTATAAATCTTTTTTGATTGAATTTGTTAGGTGACCCACTTATTAGGAGTAGGTACCCAAATAGCGCCTTTCAAAGGCATTAAGGCGTGTGTATTTGGCAGCACATACATACCACATGCCAGTAAGCTGAGGTCAACTTCTCATTCAATCTGGAACAGTGAAAGTTGTCCTGCACCCGCTACTTTGATCCTAACAGTTATTTATACCACATGTGTTACTTTGAATGTTTGTGTTACTGAACATAACATCAAGGTTTTAGATTCAAGGCGTTGGGCAGAGAGCAAAAGACAACATGTTTACGCCACTTATTATGGATCGTTTACGCCTGAGAACGAACCGCGATGTTGGATACTATAGAAAAATTTGCAACTtctagtttataaataataattattttatattccagGTCCTCGTAACCGTATATTACGAGAGCAAGTGTCCGGACAGTAGATACTTCGTAAGGGATCAACTGCAGCCGGCTGTTAACTTGCTCCACAAATATATAAGACTAAAACTTGTACCCTTTGGAAAAGCTCATGTAAGTACCCCTAGTGATTTCAGATACAACTTAAgattatctcccgagcctttttccaaactatgttggggtcggcttcaagtctaaccggatgcagctcagtaccagtgttttacatggagctaatacctgtctgacctcctcgacaCAGTTACCCGTGCACTCCGATACCCGTTGGtatgactggttgtcagactttctggcttcttacTACCCATAACttctaccaaagatgttcaaatgacagccacaATGACCTGACTTTGTCAAGTTTTAACATGATAAAGTTTATGGAATTACTACTCAGTTACAGTACTTATTAGGAACATTTATTACCTGTTAAAAACATTTCAGAGTATAGACAGAGGTCGTAATGGATTCAAATGTCAGCACGGGCCTTCAGAATGTGCCGGTAATATGGTGCAGAGCTGCGCGTTGGATCTCATGCAGGAGCGAAACGACGTGGAAAAGGTTTCTTATGTCAACTGCGAAATGCAAACAGAAGCTGGAACTAGGAACGACATGCGGGTAAGAGTGTTCCTGCTAATTTTAGTCGCTATTTCAAGTATCAAATCCACGATTTCTTCGAGATGGTGTTCTTCGCTTATGATGTTATACTTTCAAAGtcaatgctttaaaaattgtccaCATACTCAATTCTACGGTCACCGATCTTGCTATCCTATCATTCACTTTTTGCAATCTTTAGTGCATTGTTGCCTTTAAGCATAAGGTGTCAAAAGCGAGCCAAAATACTGGTCACGtttttacaatataaatgaATGTCTATCCATTCTGTTGACAGAAAACGCTGGCCATCAGCAGTACTTTCCTATTTATTTCACGACCATAGTCGTGTACTGAATTCTATTACAATTTGGTGACCACCCCAAGACTTTGCTAACAATTATCTTTTGCAAATCCCCATTGATACTTTAACCTATATGTTCATTGTTGAATGCTTATTTATTAACACTGATGCGCATCATTTCAGTGCGTCGTCGAAGCAGGCCTGAGACCGTCTGATGTGCAAGACTGTATCAGGTCGAGAGGCAGATCACTGCAACTCGAAGCTGAATACCTGACCAATCAGATAAGGCCTAGATTTATACCAACTACTACTCTCAATGGGGTAAGACCATATTTTTTAAGGAACCgcgaagatttttattttacctgtGTATTATTTTTGCAGAGAATTGCAGCCTAATAAGAAGAAGAACCGTATGAAACAgtattataacaaaattgtgaTACCTCTAATGAGCCAGTGTCCCAACTATAGCTAATGCTGGCCATGTCCTTATTATAAAGAGTACATCCTCCTATTTCTGATGTTACGCAAGGAAATAATCTAGATACATTCAAAACTTAACACATGATCAAAAAGTTCAACTTACATTAAAACTCCTAAATTCTGCAGTCGCCTACTAAAAAGTGATTGTGACATATAATTAAGCACgtttctataatattatttgtctACAGGTATTCAAACAAATTGATCAAGATTCTTCATTGAGAGACTTGACAGCAACGTTATGCACAGTAATCAGAGAAGGTCCTTGCGCGCACTACCATTCAATGTTACGCTACATACTCCTTTAAACGAACAATAAATTTATACATTTTACCAATCATTTGCATTTTTTCTTACTGTCGTATGTACCCCTCATAAGAAAAGCAgaatataaagatttaattcATGTAAATTCTTTATTTCCTAAAATTCTACACGATTAAGTCAAGTAAATTAATCTTTTCCACTAATTTCAATCACAATCTACGAgttaatgtgttttaaaattgtattctgTTATCACAACCAGAGAGAGAGAGAGCAGGAGCAATATTGACggcaataatattttaagttaagggcttattacacttgactgaattcagtcgtctaaatgattcagtcacaaaattcagaaaaatgtaatcgcatttaggaaggtagcattaaatcatttagaaacctaattaggctactgaatttagtcaagtgtaataagccctttagatGGATCCAAAATGATTTCGGAGTCATTCTATAAAACACCATATTTTCGTGACTAGGCGACAATTACTTGCATTTTTgtagatatatttcaaaaaggTTACGAAGGAGAATTGTCGACGATCCATCTATAATAGTGAGCAATATTCGTGTACACGCTTGGTACTCCTTCACTGCCGCAGTTCTCAGAGCCGAAAGATACGATGCCGACCTGAAAATTAATGAGAAACCTGTGAAAAGCAGATCCTTCATAATTTAATGGAACACCATTTGGCTTGAAGAAACCTAATTACTATTTCATCTCTCCTAGCTGTTTCCTATATAATAGTtcaagttacaaaatattgtatatattAAACGAAACTACTACTACAATTATTTTGAACGATCACAAATTTTAATTGCTACAGATAGGTTCTACCATTCAATTTCAAGGATAaggtaaaaatataacaacagaCACCGAGGTCTCTCTCACCTGCACATATTTTCCATCTCTAAACAACAGTAGAGGAGCTCCCCCGAAACCTGAACAAGCATCTTTCCCCTCTTCCCCTCCTGCGCAGAGTTGTCCTTCGTTCACTGGTACCGACTCCCCGAAGACACGTTCACAGTCCTCTAGGGGAACTAGTGGGACTTCCAGCTGTTGTTGTCGGCTTACCTggcgtttaaaatattattgactACATTTGAAATTAATGATTATGCTTTTAAGATTAAAGTACAGGTGCCTTGCCTAAAACAGTTAATTGAGACAACACAAGAACGATACAGTAACATATTCATATTACGTTAGGCGCAATAAAGGGTTATGAAGAGCTAGTGTTAAACTCTTGACCATAATATAGAGATACATATTATTCTGCATTGTCTATTACATAATTTTCCTCAATCATTACTTGATCCACGGAAACAGCAAGATTGACAGGACAAATGATACCATCAAATTCACCGTCCCATCGAAATTACTCTCCAACAATCACGGTCGAATTCAAGAGCAAAACAATTAGCTTGATACATGATACGACATTATAATTACGAACAGATGACTATCAACCCACCACGTTGTTTTGACCGGAGAGTTTGCCCCAACCAACGAGTGAAGCTCGTTCATTCAGTATGATTTCCGGCTTATCATTCAAACAGATCGGAGCTGCTGTCACTGGGAAAGagaaaaatgatgatgatgatatggaAGGGTGAGTGGCAGCAGGATGTTGGCTATCAGGCTGTCAGTCAACAAACTTGCGTTCAAGGGCAATGTGAAGGTCAATGTTGGAATGAATTTCATATTTATGATAATTGTATCTAGCATGAGAGATTTCAATTTTAAGCGGAATTTTCTAGGAGTAAATATAGGAATGATACAAAATGctttcaaaaatatatctttatgctTATCTTTTGGTTTCTTAGCTTGGCGTATTGCACAGTTAACATTCAAgatagtaaaaactttttttaatctaaaataaataatggagGGCCGATTCAGATATTAGGACGAAGCTTTAAGTAATTCGACGGTCGGGACTATAAAGCCTAATTATTCCCATCtaggaaagaaataaaaatgagataccgaacaagagaatatattttaaGCTGTGGAAATAATACAAGCATAcctgaatatttaatttcatcctTCAGAATGATAAGCGCTATATCATGCCTGAATATCTTCTGCTCGTAACCTGGGTGTACGATAACGTTCTCCACTTTGATGGCTTGAGTCGGAGGCGCGCAGAAGAAGTCATTGCAGTCGGGGCTCCGGCCAATGTCCCATTCACCTAACACCACCGTTGATCTTAAGGggaaaaagtttttacttttgATTAGATTCTGTAAGGCAGTTGATGAGGCCCTTGaaaaatttaacaaaaactgaGTTTTATGAGAACGGATTGCACCTTGGGCGTAAGTTAGTCCATATTGGAGGAGAGAATTATAACAAAGATCAAATATAAGTAGTTTACTTATggcctttacaaaaaaaaaacaatccagTGCCTGTTGCTCGAGGTATTTGGTATGATTGTAGAAAATTCTACCCATTACGATTTATTCGCAAACGAAAATAGTGGCGATCTAGTATTATAGAATGGTATCATTCAAATGGGAACTATATGATCAGATCTATGAGACATGACCACCTAACGTGGTCTTAAGAAGTATCCACCTTTAGTCCTAGGTTTAAAAAGCATCATCTTGAAGAAAGATAGGTAATGGACTAGCACTAAAGCcagtactaaaataaaaacaagttataaaacaacaaaagaTAGGAAGGTACTCACAATTTATATCCTTCTGGTTTAGCAAGGGCGCAATGTGCGGCTGTCAATATCACACGTTTTCCTATGATGGAGCCGCTGCACGCAAACCTCACGTTACCTGTCTCTTTGTCTGaagcaaacaacaaaaaaaaatgttctattaaTTCTAAGAACTAACTCTAAAATATAGGTTAGTTGTTACGAACGAATTTGAATAGGTAGgacaagataataataagttTAGCATCAGTGTAAGGAAAATCCCAGTCAACAATGACACTAATTTGAAGCCTCGGGGTATGGCTAACCGCCTATTAGAATATACCATTGATTTATACATCATCCGCATATTATCCTTctacatacatagttatttgtttgtacttaTTTCCTTACAATAACGTTCTAGACCTAGACGATTTATATAGGTATTCAATGGGAAACCTCAAAATCACGATACGAAAACAACAAATTGCTTACGGGAAATATTATCAGTCTTTAAAATGACGAAGATTCTTGGGAAAAAATCTGCGTACACGTATTGCTTGAAAACATGAAATAATGATATTATGATAAACATGAATGAAAACCGCGAACAAACTTACTCTCACTCATCTCACAAGATTACTGTTTCCCATAATGAGAAGCAAcaatgtatttgtatttatgtGAAAATTCGGTGAGATTTCTGGCTTTGTTTGACAAAAACATCCAAACTAATCAATAAGTTATACATTTTGCCATAAGGGTGCGTCttcacggtgcatgtagctggggCAAGTTAAGTTAAAATATCGCGAGTGGGTATTTTGCTCTGCTGCAGCGTCTAGACACACCCTAAACAGCTCACTAGCCCCAGTACAACCCACTCGATGAATTACTAATAGCAATGTAAATCTGCTACCCGTACTTACGTGTGAACCCAACTCTAGCAGTCCAAGGCTGACTCCCAAGGCCACTGTATTCAACTCCCCTGACCATACTCTGGCCACACTGCTCCATACCATCTTGGAAGACCTTCCCACAGTCACAAGAAGGACAGCAGACATAGTCCTCATCATTTACATTGCCGCATATTAGTTGGTTGAGTCGGTGGAAATATCTGGAATAGTTATTGCGGATTTCAATTACTGATATACCTATCCAGTGTTTTGCGATTAGGAATTGTTTGTAGAAAATGTCAAAACTCAATTTCTGATCGCAAATCAACGGCTGACTGGTTATTGAAATCCTCcgtaagggattgttcacaccaaacgtattgtccgccgcttactgtgagtatactcactgtctgccccagtgtgaacgtcgactcaatctgcagtaagcgtactcaccaaaccgacagtaagctatagcgtacgatgcgctacatgtgtgaacaaaagaaaaggctcgtgtaggttcacactagatgcgtacgctgagcggctgactattctacacataaaagagctcagtatttgaaccccccaatcttcatacataacagatgctatgtcttcccaagcgcatcttcgtaagtttctatcactagattcttctgaattcgcattccaaatacattctctagaatgtacttctgcaataaacttttcggtgtcgaacatcgcgaggtgtcacgtgtcacgtctgtcctcattgaagtttgtttctcaacggcggagcggcgctattcggcaactgcgtccgcgtagccaatccgcgtccgccgtgcatagtcgcgtagtaaaataatcggccactgagagtcagcgacaacagacgacgtaatagcgtatagtcggttcggtgtgaacgacaatttcaatatatatggaaaggcaataaactgcgtaacgcgcgctcacagtcagcggccaaCAATACGtctggtctgaacgatgccttaaagaacaaaatatttaaatctggaGAAAGGGTGAGTACATAATGATGTTTTGCTTGGCTTTCACTGAgaattttactttacttacctATCTGATGAAAAACAAGAGAAGTCCATGAGATCTTCTATCAGTGGACAAGAACTGACTGGTACACATGTTGTGTTTTGTGGACAGGGACCCTGAAAGGAGACGGTGATAGATAAACTCTAAACGTAGGGCATACCATGTGTGTCATGAAAAAAGGTTCAGGTTTAAAATGAGGATCACATTACGAAAAAGACGGATTGATTGTGTGAAAGAAACATGACTCGAAAGGTAATGGTAGATACTTGCGGGACGAATTCAGATAGAGAAATATGAAAGAAGAATATTTAAGTAGATCCCAAATAAAATCGGgatatatgatgatgataaacaaaacaaaatgaaataaaaccatGAACTCACTCGGACACTTAGAAGATCGTCCTCGCTTTTGATCCCTCCCATCCCAACACTTAAACCTATACCTGAAAGTACGtaaacgtttatttaattaatattatgctACTTTTTTTAATGTTCGAAGGCTATGTAAAGGACACGCCGTACTTTGTTAGAAATACAACatattaatatcaataacaacATATTACGACATTGTTTATAGGTAATGTTAACCCTTTCCCTTCCCGCGATGCAGAAACAATGGTTAAACAATATCTGTTtttcgtaaatatttaattcacagGACAGTCTGAAAACACCGAGGTAACAAACTTTTTCCAATAGGTACCTGTAGTTGTAACTGCTTAACACTATTCAACATTCTACCTACATAGGAAAATTTCTTTCGAGAGCTTTACCCCGGGTTactttaattcaatattttttaacttaattgGTATATAAACCATCAGTTGCTCTGGTAGTTTGCCATCAAACATGGCCTTGATACAAATAAATGATGTTATCATTTCATAGCGTGGCCTGATCGAGGCTGTCTATTGTGTCATCGGGCACCTGCAATTATTGGGTGCATCATTTGTTCAAATGACATGACATGGGAAATTACTATAGGCCAAACGGAGTTTTCAGGAAAACCTATATCGCGTAATAgaagaaatttttttttttaaatctttgtaCAATTTTCCCAATTCGTCTCCACGTTTTCATTCGACAAAATTTTACGCAGCACGAATATCTTACTACCTGTCTTAAATTACGTAGAAGTAGTAGCGCAAGTTACGTAGGTTGGGCAGGTACACACAATTGTATCTGCTCtgttacaaattataataaggcAAAACTTTATAATCTAAGtcatctttataaatatttttaattatatttaattctttataatatttttattatttacttacagcataattaaatcaaaatgcCAGATATAAAATTGCGTTCACTGAAGGCAGCAAACGCACGaggtgtaattaaaattaacataaacacaATTGTAGGGTTCAAATGAAGGTATAATTAGTCTGAACTCTACAAAGTTCATGCTATAAAAAAATGATGCTATGCCTCGCAAGTTATTTGAAACAAAGCAAATCCAAGCCTCTCAATAATTGAACTTAAGTTTAAACAATACTCTACATTAATTCATGTTAAATTATGATTTCATATGATAgcctatatttaaaaacaacataccaaaaaaatatttatctaaaatatacttacttccAAATTGAGCATTAGTCCACTGGAAAACACTTAAAAATAGCACAAAACAACACACTTTGATAGccatcattatttttttgcacttataaataaaattaatacaaaaaactCCTAAAAGTCCTAAAGTTCACGAAACATTCCCCAcaattttatattctttaactttaatttattttagcgaTAATGATGAACAATGATGGGTAGCCGTCAGCATCGTTAGATGGAACACAACAAAAATGATGCGGTAGAGAGCTTCCATTTCGACCGACGCGGTTCAGAGGTTGTGAATCTTTGGTAATTCAGTTCAGGTATTTACTAAAAacgaagattttattttatttttaagataattaattgttacagAAGTGTAGggttacatacatatttacagatttttttgataaagtAGAAAATACTATAATGGATGAAGAAAACGGGGCTCTTTTTTAAGCTcaattaagaataattattttaacatctGCTTAAACCTATTAAAGAGTATGCTTGATATAATAATATGCttatacatacttatatcaAGTTTTTAATCgcaaagttataaaatattaaaaacagttGACAACCTATGCGGTAACATGATTCACCGCTACAAACGTTTGCCTCAGATTGATGCAGGCATTCACACCTATTCACTGACATTAAGCGCTAGTTCAGACACGGCGGGAACCGCGCGATTATAGAATCGCATGGAAATCGCGCGGGTCTTATTTATATGAGTTAGTTAGTAATCGTTCAGACATAACCGCGCGGTTAATCAAGCCGCGCGATTACCGCAACCCAACCGCCAGAAAATAGAATCGCGCTGCTCCCGCGCGTTTCTATTACTATGGAGTCTTTAATTCACGCATATGCACAATACAAACCACTGGTAAAATCCATAAATTATAGTAGAATATTAGACAGGAACAAATTATTCAATCATTTGTATAtgataaacaaaagaaagccTTCCCATGTATCGTATCGTATTTTATCTACTATTATTGCTAACACATTTATTCAATAACATAGGTGTTAACTAAATGATATATTGCAATGATAAATTATATCCTATTATTAAAGAATCTAACATAACAGTTTCATACCAATCCATTAAAAGCTGCCCATCCAGCAAAATAGATGTACAAAGTACGGCCGTCTACGATTCACAAGGAACATTGCGAACGAAGCGTGTCGGTTCTAATCTTTGCAAAATCAGTTTTTATTACATAGTTTATTGTGTTACGTTTTTGTGTAACGCGGTGTCGTTCACATCATTGGGCTACGGACACTGGACTCTTAACAATGTCTTCGTTCCCAGAAATAGAAGACCTGATTATAACTGGATCTGTTACCGcatactgtttttttattaggtTGTGTGATTAAATTTTGTATTGGATTGCCGAAATACTTCTATTTTTGCAGACTTTGCAGACTCCTGCGAAATACTCTTAGCTaacattagtaaataaaaaaatccttgtTGTAATGACTACGTATTAGATACGCTAACATGCCATAGATTTTATTTCCAAACAcactttttataaacaaaacctaCTTTCTGTTTATACATTCTAAAATGATACGGTACGGCATACAACGCTTTCCTAGTCCCATTGGTTTTGTGTTATATTGCGAGCATCCGCGCGGGTCGTAGCCCGCTAGTTCACACTATGACATCAACATTGTTTGAAGCACGTAAAAAATTACTTCCTAATCAGATAATGGAACAATTTCATACAATTAACCGGCACGGATTTTGGAAATGACGGCACCATTGTTACTCGGCCTTTAATTTATGACACGAGGCTGTTTACCGTAGGtataattactattttttttgtgatgagTAGGAGTACTACTTAAATATGTGAAAATTCCTATTGCTTTAGGTTGAATCGAATAAAATCGCGCCATCGATTCATCTAGTGGATGTCCACTGCCATTAATAGTAAATACTTAAtgataaattgataaataaaaataatgaacgtCAAAACATCGGGCAACTCAAGAAAATTGTCTCCATAGACCACATAGACATACGAAGCTATACTTTTTGAGGTTGATAATTCCAAAGAggaataaatacaatagaacGTATGTCAAGTTTGAATTAATGTCAAGGTAAATCCAGAAAAAATGGCAAAGCAAAgagcaattatttgataaatttTACAAGGACTGGGACCAAACATAATGTTTGTATAGTTAAATTCTAATTTTGTAAAGTCTTTAAAAGCATCAAATTAGTGAACCATTTTTCAGATGACTACTAAATAGCATAGATTTCTCGTTAAACCGCTCCTAAAATGACAGACACACGCGATTACCATCACCATCCATCCAGTGTATTTTCAACTGACACCATGAAATTAGCCAGTAGTGCCTCCgagcaaaatgtttatttcaccTACGTGTGTCTTGTCAATGATATCAAACCCGGTGGCACTTTTAATCCCAAATATGGGCTCAATGAGAAAACATCACAAGATGTGATCGATGTTTCATCTGCCCATAATGAGGAGGTAAGTTGGCATCAAATTATCTAGGCATATAATAATCTAGAACGTgacaaaataaactttgtacctACTAATTTATTAGGTGAATCAGGAGGACCAACCTATACAAGTAGAAAGATCGAAAGCGCTTCACGAACTAGTGGAATCGTACAAGAAAGCAGAACAAGCTGACCAGAATGAAACTGACTCATCTACGCCATATGTTAGCAAGTTTTTGTATTGCTTTTGTGTCTTCTTTTATGGTTGTTTACATTTCTATTTTAACGTGACTTTACATTAGCCAACCACTACGTCGGGCGACGATAGCGAGTTATCGGAGATCGATGAGTGTAATTTCATACCCTGTGACAACCCAAACGTTTTAAAACTAACCAAAATGAAGTGGCTAACTGAGGATACCGAAGATGGCCCCGATTCTAGGTTTGTatccaaagaaaaaaatattctaaatcgCGGCGACTGTTCCGAATATACACTGACATGGTGTCATTCCAGAAAAGTAAACGCATTAACAGGTGCCAATTTAACTATTAAGAAACGAAGACCTGTATAATATGCGAAGATGGtgaaatgtaggtaatttttatCGAAACGCATGATTTTCACTGAGCCTGTCAACATGTTGGGAATTTTTTAGATTTGTGCTCACACCTGTGCTGTTTTCAGTTCACCATCGATATCACCTACAACTTCGAGCTCTAACTGTAGTAAAGTTTCCGAAGATGAAATCAAAGAAGATGTTAATGGTTTGGGAGACAAATATTTGTCGACTATACTGCGGTTGGACAAAGAGCACAACATGTTTGGCTTGTCAAACATTGCCATAGTTGGAGCCAAACCATCTAAGATGAAACGCAAGGACGATGATAGGCCTGTGTTCCATCAAACAGCTATCGTCCAAATATGTTGTGGCAAGGGTTGTTGCAAGTATAAGGTATGTTCAATTGTTTATATCCATATTTGTGCAAAATTGcacatatgaaaaaaatatttatttatatttttatttcagagcAACACGGATCTACCATTATCTTTGAAGGGGGTCGGTATTGTTGATACTTCCTAACATCTTTACAAAACATGAATTAAGTTTGCTCGTTATCATACTTATTCGACGTATTTCTACATTTCAGTGTGGCGGTTGTAGAGGCTGTTGTGCCGATCCATGCTGCACTATTTGTGTGCCACCATGCACCCCTCCATCCTGTGTGGTGATTATATTACTTTTCTACTATCATAGTTTAAAGCGTATTTtcttattgtaatttttatttttcttcttatttttagGAAGAATTACCGCCGTGTAGTCCTTTCGTGAGTAAAGTTTGATCACTTCATAATCACTTCGATTTGTAACAAGAATTTTATTCACAATGACCGTGCATCCTAATTTGTTTTTGCAGTGCTCTTCATGTCCAAGAGGAAAA
The window above is part of the Helicoverpa zea isolate HzStark_Cry1AcR chromosome 14, ilHelZeax1.1, whole genome shotgun sequence genome. Proteins encoded here:
- the LOC124636275 gene encoding CLIP domain-containing serine protease 14D-like; translated protein: MMAIKVCCFVLFLSVFQWTNAQFGSIGLSVGMGGIKSEDDLLSVRGPCPQNTTCVPVSSCPLIEDLMDFSCFSSDRYFHRLNQLICGNVNDEDYVCCPSCDCGKVFQDGMEQCGQSMVRGVEYSGLGSQPWTARVGFTHKETGNVRFACSGSIIGKRVILTAAHCALAKPEGYKLSTVVLGEWDIGRSPDCNDFFCAPPTQAIKVENVIVHPGYEQKIFRHDIALIILKDEIKYSVTAAPICLNDKPEIILNERASLVGWGKLSGQNNVVSRQQQLEVPLVPLEDCERVFGESVPVNEGQLCAGGEEGKDACSGFGGAPLLLFRDGKYVQVGIVSFGSENCGSEGVPSVYTNIAHYYRWIVDNSPS
- the LOC124636278 gene encoding gamma-interferon-inducible lysosomal thiol reductase-like yields the protein MLRLIQIVLLFIFAWNRVGDASRQKVLVTVYYESKCPDSRYFVRDQLQPAVNLLHKYIRLKLVPFGKAHSIDRGRNGFKCQHGPSECAGNMVQSCALDLMQERNDVEKVSYVNCEMQTEAGTRNDMRCVVEAGLRPSDVQDCIRSRGRSLQLEAEYLTNQIRPRFIPTTTLNGVFKQIDQDSSLRDLTATLCTVIREGPCAHYHSMLRYILL
- the LOC124636443 gene encoding uncharacterized protein LOC124636443, which encodes MTDTRDYHHHPSSVFSTDTMKLASSASEQNVYFTYVCLVNDIKPGGTFNPKYGLNEKTSQDVIDVSSAHNEEVNQEDQPIQVERSKALHELVESYKKAEQADQNETDSSTPYPTTTSGDDSELSEIDECNFIPCDNPNVLKLTKMKWLTEDTEDGPDSSSPSISPTTSSSNCSKVSEDEIKEDVNGLGDKYLSTILRLDKEHNMFGLSNIAIVGAKPSKMKRKDDDRPVFHQTAIVQICCGKGCCKYKSNTDLPLSLKGCGGCRGCCADPCCTICVPPCTPPSCVEELPPCSPFCSSCPRGKCSCKYTCKPSKCTVDCSNCFGLKIKLNRKPKYEAPAVELTPRASCELQKPLAARSCHHLPQCIPPSSCFPYLMPCFWPARPSAPCTSPARCFHNPPCPAARKRARVSPPREYICPKKCVDEQKQTKCDNDICPGNNLVLRRALENRFGMPPPSS